One window of the Ictidomys tridecemlineatus isolate mIctTri1 chromosome 11, mIctTri1.hap1, whole genome shotgun sequence genome contains the following:
- the Plch2 gene encoding 1-phosphatidylinositol 4,5-bisphosphate phosphodiesterase eta-2 isoform X2, protein MAADLAHVRFGLVLSDCPPRSAEAPWGQRLPGQWDWRMAHVWCQQPPPPGCLGTAQPHPFRASGGSSGCSSPFLKEADTDDCQGTLGFEEFCAFYKMMSTRRDLYLLMLTYSNHKDHLDATDLQRFLEVEQKMKGVTLESCRDIIEQFEPCPENKSKGVLGIDGFTNYTRSPAGDIFNPEHHGVHQDMTRPLSHYFITSSHNTYLVGDQLMSQSRVDMYAWVLQAGCRCVEVDCWDGPDGEPIVHHGYTLTSKILFRDVIETINKYAFVKNEYPVILSIENHCSVVQQKKMAQYLTDILGDKLDLSSVSSEDATKLPSPQMLKGKILVKGKKLPANISEDAEAGEVSDEDSADEIDDDCKLLDGDASTNRKRVENIAKRKLDSLIKESKIRDCEDPNDFTISTLSPSGRPRHKAEAKKSKAEEDTESGEDAGASRRNSRLLMSSFSKRKKKGSKLKKAASVEEGDEDLDSPGSQSRGTARQKKTMQLSRALSDLVKYTKSVGTHDVETEVVSSWQVSSFSETKAHQILQQKPEQYLRFNQHQLSRIYPSSYRVDSSNYNPQPFWNAGCQMVALNYQSEGRMLQLNRAKFSANGSCGYVLKPQCMCQGVFNPNSEDPLPGQLKKQLALRIISGQQLPKPRDSMLGDRGEIIDPFVEVEVIGLPVDCSKEQTRVVDDNGFNPMWEETLVFTVHMPEIALVRFLVWDHDPIGRDFIGQRTLAFSSMLPGYRHVYLEGMEEASIFVHVAVSDISGKVKQALGLKGLFLRGPKPGSLDSHAAGQPPPRPSVSQRLLRRTASAPTKSQKPGRRGFPELALGTQDTGSEGAADDVVPPSPGPAPEALVCEGPSSSSPRDARPFSGQRSVSPLCSLETIAEEPVLGPGPPPQAAGPTSSRREGPQSPAGPGAKVASTPRTALGASEPLQLRTRHEGDREEPPREPRHGGASRACPGSPVGQTHSKSHPQALGHLPMVRRAKSEGQVLLEPLGPWRPLAGPSPTPAMHSDATSSDRLWQRLEPGSHRDSVSSSSSMSSSDTVIDLSLPSLGLGRSRESLTGGLLGRLPPRPCSASATRPDRPPVTKSKSNPNLRAVSQRPPVSDELRPRPLAPRPPGLHARSPWGRLTLVGLQDCPAAAKSKSLGDLTADDFGPSSEGSSCSLSRSLGAPGRAGQEVQPDALTEQLRWLVGCGQAGDIASPTALGPAGEGSVGAPGFLRRSSSRSQSRVRAIASRARQAQERQQRMRSLGQRGPPEERGTPEGACSVGPEGFMDIPAPSKGALEQVSSAADGLLLLRF, encoded by the exons ATGGCAGCAGATCTGGCCCACGTCCGATTTGGGCTGGTGCTGTCGGACTGCCCACCGAGGTCTGCAGAGGCCCCTTGGGGACAGAGACTGCCTGGGCAGTGGGACTGGCGCATGGCTCACGTCTGGTGTCAGCAACCGCCTCCCCCTGGCTGCTTGGGGACGGCCCAGCCCCACCCCTTCCGGGCCTCTGGGGGCAGCTCTGGGTGCAGCAGTCCCTTCCTCAAG GAAGCGGATACAGATGACTGCCAGGGAACGCTGGGATTCGAGGAGTTCTGTGCTTTCTACAAGATGATGTCCACCCGCCGGGACCTCTACCTCCTCATGCTGACCTACAGTAACCACAAGGACCACCTGGACGCTACCGACCTACAGCGCTTCCTGGAGGTGGAGCAGAAG ATGAAGGGTGTGACGCTCGAGAGCTGCCGGGACATCATTGAGCAGTTTGAACCCTGCCCAGAGAACAAGAGCAAGGGGGTGCTGGGTATTGATG GTTTCACCAACTACACGCGGAGCCCGGCGGGCGACATCTTCAACCCGGAGCACCACGGAGTTCACCAGGACATGACGCGGCCGCTCAGCCACTACTTCATCACCTCCTCCCACAACACCTACCTCGTGGGCGACCAGCTCATGTCCCAGTCCCGGGTGGACATGTATGCCTGGGTCCTGCAGGCCGGCTGCCGTTGCGTGGAGG TGGACTGTTGGGACGGGCCTGACGGGGAGCCCATCGTGCACCACGGCTACACTCTGACCTCCAAGATCCTCTTCAGAGATGTCATCGAAACCATCAACAAATACGCCTTCGTGAAGAATGA GTATCCAGTGATCCTGTCCATCGAGAACCACTGTAGTGTCGTCCAGCAGAAGAAGATGGCCCAGTACCTGACTGACATCCTCGGGGACAAGCTGGACCTGTCATCAGTCAGCAGTGAGGACGCTACCAAGCTTCCTTCTCCGCAGATGCTCAAGGGCAAGATCCTGGTGAAG GGCAAGAAGCTCCCAGCCAACATCAGTGAGGATGCAGAGGCCGGTGAGGTGTCGGACGAGGACAGTGCCGACGAGATTGACGATGACTGCAAGCTCCTGGATGGGGAT GCCTCCACCAATCGGAAGCGTGTGGAAAACATCGCTAAGAGGAAACTGGACTCTCTAATCAAGGAGTCCAAGATCCGGGACTGTGAGGACCCCAACGACTTCACCATCTCCACACTGTCCCCATCTGGGAGACCCAGGCACAAAGCAGAGGCCAAAAAG AGCAAGGCCGAGGAGGACACGGAGTCTGGGGAGGACGCCGGGGCCAGCAGACGCAACAGCCGCCTCCTCATGAGCAGCTTCTCTAAGCGCAAG AAAAAGGGCAGCAAACTAAAGAAGGCAGCCAGCGTGGAGGAGGGGGACGAGGACCTGGACTCCCCAGGAAGCCAGAGCCGAGG GACAGCCCGGCAGAAGAAGACCATGCAGCTGTCCCGGGCCCTCTCGGACCTGGTGAAATACACCAAGTCCGTGGGCACCCACGACGTGGAGACGGAGG TGGTGTCCAGCTGGCAGGTGTCATCCTTCAGCGAGACCAAGGCCCACCAGATCCTGCAGCAGAAGCCGGAGCAGTACCTGCGCTTCAACCAGCACCAGCTCTCCCGCATCTACCCCTCCTCCTACCGGGTCGACTCCAGCAACTACAATCCGCAGCCCTTCTGGAACGCAGGCTGCCAGATGG TGGCCCTGAATTACCAGTCAGAGGGGCGGATGCTGCAGCTGAACCGGGCCAAGTTCAGTGCCAACGGCagctgtggctacgtgctcaagCCCCAGTGCATGTGCCAGG GCGTCTTCAACCCCAACTCTGAGGATCCCCTGCCCGGGCAGCTCAAGAAGCAACTGGCCCTGAGGATCATCAGTGGGCAGCAGCTCCCCAAGCCGCGGGACTCGATGCTGGGTGATCGCGGGGAG ATCATTGACCCCTTCGTGGAGGTGGAGGTCATTGGGCTCCCTGTGGACTGCAGCAAGGAGCAGACCCGAGTGGTGGACGACAATG GGTTCAACCCCATGTGGGAAGAGACCCTGGTGTTCACCGTGCACATGCCCGAGATCGCACTGGTCCGCTTCCTCGTCTGGGACCATGATCCCATCGGGCGAGACTTCATTGGCCAAAGGACACTGGCCTTCAGCAGCATGCTGCCAG GCTACCGGCACGTGTACCTGGAAGGGATGGAAGAGGCCTCCATCTTTGTGCACGTGGCTGTCAGTGACATCAGTGGTAAG GTCAAGCAGGCTCTGGGCCTAAAAGGCCTATTCCTCCGAGGCCCAAAGCCAGGCTCACTGGACAGTCATGCTGCTGGGCAGCCCCCACCCCGGCCCTCCGTTAGCCAGCGGCTCCTGCGGCGCACGGCCAGTGCTCCAACCAAGAGCCAGAAGCCGGGCCGCAGGGGCTTCCCGGAGCTGGCCCTGGGCACGCAGGACACCGGCTCCGAGGGGGCAGCTGACGACGTGGTAcctcccagccctggccctgctcccgaGGCCTTGGTGTGTGAGGGTCCCAGCAGTAGCAGCCCGCGAG ATGCTCGCCCCTTCTCTGGGCAGCGGTCAGTCTCCCCTCTGTGCAGCCTGGAAACCATTGCCGAGGAGCCGGTCCTGGGCCCTGGCCCCCCACCACAGGCAGCTGGCCCCACCAGCTCCCGCAGGGAAGGGCCCCAGTCCCCTGCGGGACCTGGAGCCAAAGTGGCCAGCACACCACGGACTGCTCTGGGAGCCTCTGAGCCCCTACAGCTCAGAACCAGGCATGAAGGGGACCGCGAAGAGCCCCCCAGGGAGCCGCGCCATGGTGGTGCCAGCAGGGCATGCCCAGGGTCCCCTGTCGGCCAGACGCACAGCAAGAGCCACCCCCAAGCCCTGGGTCACCTGCCCATGGTCAGAAGAGCCAAGAGTGAGGGCCAGGTGCTGCTGGAGCCCCTGGGTCCCTGGCGGCCCCTGGCCGGGCCCTCCCCGACCCCAGCCATGCACTCAGACGCCACCAGCAGTGACCGGCTGTGGCAGCGGCTGGAGCCAGGCAGCCACCGTGACAGTGTGTCCTCGTCGTCCAGCATGTCTTCCAGCGACACGGTCATCGACCTCTCCCTGCCAAGCCTGGGCCTGGGCCGCAGCCGTGAGAGCCTCACTGGGGGCCTGCTTGGACGTCTGCCCCCAAGGCCCTGCTCAGCCTCAGCCACTCGCCCTGACCGGCCTCCTGTGACCAAGAGCAAATCGAACCCCAACCTGCGGGCCGTGAGTCAGCGGCCTCCTGTGTCTGACGAGCTGCGACCCCGGCCCCTGGCCCCACGCCCGCCTGGCCTCCACGCCCGGTCACCCTGGGGCCGCCTCACCCTGGTGGGCTTGCAGGACTGCCCCGCGGCTGCCAAGTCCAAGAGCCTGGGCGACCTGACTGCCGACGACTTTGGCCCCAGCTCTGAGGGGAGCTCCTGCAGCCTGAGCCGCAGCCTGGGCGCCCCGGGCCGGGCTGGGCAGGAGGTGCAGCCGGACGCACTGACGGAGCAGCTGCGCTGGCTCGTGGGCTGCGGGCAGGCTGGGGACATCGCATCACCCACGGCTCTGGGCCCAGCTGGGGAGGGGTCAGTGGGGGCTCCGGGCTTCTTGCGGAGGTCCTCCTCCCGAAGCCAGAGTCGCGTGCGAGCCATTGCCAGCAGGGCCCGCCAGGCCCAGGAGCGGCAACAGCGGATGCGGAGCCTGGGCCAGAGGGGCCCCCCGGAGGAGCGGGGCACCCCCGAAGGCGCCTGCTCCGTGGGCCCCGAAGGCTTCATGGACATACCCGCCCCCTCCAAGGGCGCCCTGGAGCAGGTGTCCAGTGCGGCCGATGGCTTGCTCCTGCTGAGGTTCTGA
- the Plch2 gene encoding 1-phosphatidylinositol 4,5-bisphosphate phosphodiesterase eta-2 isoform X3: protein MAADLAHVRFGLVLSDCPPRSAEAPWGQRLPGQWDWRMAHVWCQQPPPPGCLGTAQPHPFRASGGSSGCSSPFLKEADTDDCQGTLGFEEFCAFYKMMSTRRDLYLLMLTYSNHKDHLDATDLQRFLEVEQKMKGVTLESCRDIIEQFEPCPENKSKGVLGIDGFTNYTRSPAGDIFNPEHHGVHQDMTRPLSHYFITSSHNTYLVGDQLMSQSRVDMYAWVLQAGCRCVEVDCWDGPDGEPIVHHGYTLTSKILFRDVIETINKYAFVKNEYPVILSIENHCSVVQQKKMAQYLTDILGDKLDLSSVSSEDATKLPSPQMLKGKILVKGKKLPANISEDAEAGEVSDEDSADEIDDDCKLLDGDASTNRKRVENIAKRKLDSLIKESKIRDCEDPNDFTISTLSPSGRPRHKAEAKKKKGSKLKKAASVEEGDEDLDSPGSQSRGTARQKKTMQLSRALSDLVKYTKSVGTHDVETEVVSSWQVSSFSETKAHQILQQKPEQYLRFNQHQLSRIYPSSYRVDSSNYNPQPFWNAGCQMVALNYQSEGRMLQLNRAKFSANGSCGYVLKPQCMCQGVFNPNSEDPLPGQLKKQLALRIISGQQLPKPRDSMLGDRGEIIDPFVEVEVIGLPVDCSKEQTRVVDDNGFNPMWEETLVFTVHMPEIALVRFLVWDHDPIGRDFIGQRTLAFSSMLPGKVEEQGQGDVTLCPGCPGYRHVYLEGMEEASIFVHVAVSDISGKVKQALGLKGLFLRGPKPGSLDSHAAGQPPPRPSVSQRLLRRTASAPTKSQKPGRRGFPELALGTQDTGSEGAADDVVPPSPGPAPEALVCEGPSSSSPRDARPFSGQRSVSPLCSLETIAEEPVLGPGPPPQAAGPTSSRREGPQSPAGPGAKVASTPRTALGASEPLQLRTRHEGDREEPPREPRHGGASRACPGSPVGQTHSKSHPQALGHLPMVRRAKSEGQVLLEPLGPWRPLAGPSPTPAMHSDATSSDRLWQRLEPGSHRDSVSSSSSMSSSDTVIDLSLPSLGLGRSRESLTGGLLGRLPPRPCSASATRPDRPPVTKSKSNPNLRAVSQRPPVSDELRPRPLAPRPPGLHARSPWGRLTLVGLQDCPAAAKSKSLGDLTADDFGPSSEGSSCSLSRSLGAPGRAGQEVQPDALTEQLRWLVGCGQAGDIASPTALGPAGEGSVGAPGFLRRSSSRSQSRVRAIASRARQAQERQQRMRSLGQRGPPEERGTPEGACSVGPEGFMDIPAPSKGALEQVSSAADGLLLLRF, encoded by the exons ATGGCAGCAGATCTGGCCCACGTCCGATTTGGGCTGGTGCTGTCGGACTGCCCACCGAGGTCTGCAGAGGCCCCTTGGGGACAGAGACTGCCTGGGCAGTGGGACTGGCGCATGGCTCACGTCTGGTGTCAGCAACCGCCTCCCCCTGGCTGCTTGGGGACGGCCCAGCCCCACCCCTTCCGGGCCTCTGGGGGCAGCTCTGGGTGCAGCAGTCCCTTCCTCAAG GAAGCGGATACAGATGACTGCCAGGGAACGCTGGGATTCGAGGAGTTCTGTGCTTTCTACAAGATGATGTCCACCCGCCGGGACCTCTACCTCCTCATGCTGACCTACAGTAACCACAAGGACCACCTGGACGCTACCGACCTACAGCGCTTCCTGGAGGTGGAGCAGAAG ATGAAGGGTGTGACGCTCGAGAGCTGCCGGGACATCATTGAGCAGTTTGAACCCTGCCCAGAGAACAAGAGCAAGGGGGTGCTGGGTATTGATG GTTTCACCAACTACACGCGGAGCCCGGCGGGCGACATCTTCAACCCGGAGCACCACGGAGTTCACCAGGACATGACGCGGCCGCTCAGCCACTACTTCATCACCTCCTCCCACAACACCTACCTCGTGGGCGACCAGCTCATGTCCCAGTCCCGGGTGGACATGTATGCCTGGGTCCTGCAGGCCGGCTGCCGTTGCGTGGAGG TGGACTGTTGGGACGGGCCTGACGGGGAGCCCATCGTGCACCACGGCTACACTCTGACCTCCAAGATCCTCTTCAGAGATGTCATCGAAACCATCAACAAATACGCCTTCGTGAAGAATGA GTATCCAGTGATCCTGTCCATCGAGAACCACTGTAGTGTCGTCCAGCAGAAGAAGATGGCCCAGTACCTGACTGACATCCTCGGGGACAAGCTGGACCTGTCATCAGTCAGCAGTGAGGACGCTACCAAGCTTCCTTCTCCGCAGATGCTCAAGGGCAAGATCCTGGTGAAG GGCAAGAAGCTCCCAGCCAACATCAGTGAGGATGCAGAGGCCGGTGAGGTGTCGGACGAGGACAGTGCCGACGAGATTGACGATGACTGCAAGCTCCTGGATGGGGAT GCCTCCACCAATCGGAAGCGTGTGGAAAACATCGCTAAGAGGAAACTGGACTCTCTAATCAAGGAGTCCAAGATCCGGGACTGTGAGGACCCCAACGACTTCACCATCTCCACACTGTCCCCATCTGGGAGACCCAGGCACAAAGCAGAGGCCAAAAAG AAAAAGGGCAGCAAACTAAAGAAGGCAGCCAGCGTGGAGGAGGGGGACGAGGACCTGGACTCCCCAGGAAGCCAGAGCCGAGG GACAGCCCGGCAGAAGAAGACCATGCAGCTGTCCCGGGCCCTCTCGGACCTGGTGAAATACACCAAGTCCGTGGGCACCCACGACGTGGAGACGGAGG TGGTGTCCAGCTGGCAGGTGTCATCCTTCAGCGAGACCAAGGCCCACCAGATCCTGCAGCAGAAGCCGGAGCAGTACCTGCGCTTCAACCAGCACCAGCTCTCCCGCATCTACCCCTCCTCCTACCGGGTCGACTCCAGCAACTACAATCCGCAGCCCTTCTGGAACGCAGGCTGCCAGATGG TGGCCCTGAATTACCAGTCAGAGGGGCGGATGCTGCAGCTGAACCGGGCCAAGTTCAGTGCCAACGGCagctgtggctacgtgctcaagCCCCAGTGCATGTGCCAGG GCGTCTTCAACCCCAACTCTGAGGATCCCCTGCCCGGGCAGCTCAAGAAGCAACTGGCCCTGAGGATCATCAGTGGGCAGCAGCTCCCCAAGCCGCGGGACTCGATGCTGGGTGATCGCGGGGAG ATCATTGACCCCTTCGTGGAGGTGGAGGTCATTGGGCTCCCTGTGGACTGCAGCAAGGAGCAGACCCGAGTGGTGGACGACAATG GGTTCAACCCCATGTGGGAAGAGACCCTGGTGTTCACCGTGCACATGCCCGAGATCGCACTGGTCCGCTTCCTCGTCTGGGACCATGATCCCATCGGGCGAGACTTCATTGGCCAAAGGACACTGGCCTTCAGCAGCATGCTGCCAG GAAAGGtggaggagcagggacagggggacGTGACGCTGTGCCCTGGCTGCCCAGGCTACCGGCACGTGTACCTGGAAGGGATGGAAGAGGCCTCCATCTTTGTGCACGTGGCTGTCAGTGACATCAGTGGTAAG GTCAAGCAGGCTCTGGGCCTAAAAGGCCTATTCCTCCGAGGCCCAAAGCCAGGCTCACTGGACAGTCATGCTGCTGGGCAGCCCCCACCCCGGCCCTCCGTTAGCCAGCGGCTCCTGCGGCGCACGGCCAGTGCTCCAACCAAGAGCCAGAAGCCGGGCCGCAGGGGCTTCCCGGAGCTGGCCCTGGGCACGCAGGACACCGGCTCCGAGGGGGCAGCTGACGACGTGGTAcctcccagccctggccctgctcccgaGGCCTTGGTGTGTGAGGGTCCCAGCAGTAGCAGCCCGCGAG ATGCTCGCCCCTTCTCTGGGCAGCGGTCAGTCTCCCCTCTGTGCAGCCTGGAAACCATTGCCGAGGAGCCGGTCCTGGGCCCTGGCCCCCCACCACAGGCAGCTGGCCCCACCAGCTCCCGCAGGGAAGGGCCCCAGTCCCCTGCGGGACCTGGAGCCAAAGTGGCCAGCACACCACGGACTGCTCTGGGAGCCTCTGAGCCCCTACAGCTCAGAACCAGGCATGAAGGGGACCGCGAAGAGCCCCCCAGGGAGCCGCGCCATGGTGGTGCCAGCAGGGCATGCCCAGGGTCCCCTGTCGGCCAGACGCACAGCAAGAGCCACCCCCAAGCCCTGGGTCACCTGCCCATGGTCAGAAGAGCCAAGAGTGAGGGCCAGGTGCTGCTGGAGCCCCTGGGTCCCTGGCGGCCCCTGGCCGGGCCCTCCCCGACCCCAGCCATGCACTCAGACGCCACCAGCAGTGACCGGCTGTGGCAGCGGCTGGAGCCAGGCAGCCACCGTGACAGTGTGTCCTCGTCGTCCAGCATGTCTTCCAGCGACACGGTCATCGACCTCTCCCTGCCAAGCCTGGGCCTGGGCCGCAGCCGTGAGAGCCTCACTGGGGGCCTGCTTGGACGTCTGCCCCCAAGGCCCTGCTCAGCCTCAGCCACTCGCCCTGACCGGCCTCCTGTGACCAAGAGCAAATCGAACCCCAACCTGCGGGCCGTGAGTCAGCGGCCTCCTGTGTCTGACGAGCTGCGACCCCGGCCCCTGGCCCCACGCCCGCCTGGCCTCCACGCCCGGTCACCCTGGGGCCGCCTCACCCTGGTGGGCTTGCAGGACTGCCCCGCGGCTGCCAAGTCCAAGAGCCTGGGCGACCTGACTGCCGACGACTTTGGCCCCAGCTCTGAGGGGAGCTCCTGCAGCCTGAGCCGCAGCCTGGGCGCCCCGGGCCGGGCTGGGCAGGAGGTGCAGCCGGACGCACTGACGGAGCAGCTGCGCTGGCTCGTGGGCTGCGGGCAGGCTGGGGACATCGCATCACCCACGGCTCTGGGCCCAGCTGGGGAGGGGTCAGTGGGGGCTCCGGGCTTCTTGCGGAGGTCCTCCTCCCGAAGCCAGAGTCGCGTGCGAGCCATTGCCAGCAGGGCCCGCCAGGCCCAGGAGCGGCAACAGCGGATGCGGAGCCTGGGCCAGAGGGGCCCCCCGGAGGAGCGGGGCACCCCCGAAGGCGCCTGCTCCGTGGGCCCCGAAGGCTTCATGGACATACCCGCCCCCTCCAAGGGCGCCCTGGAGCAGGTGTCCAGTGCGGCCGATGGCTTGCTCCTGCTGAGGTTCTGA